The Anastrepha ludens isolate Willacy chromosome 2, idAnaLude1.1, whole genome shotgun sequence genome contains a region encoding:
- the LOC128854734 gene encoding protein obstructor-E isoform X1, with product MNKFLFVFVALFGAAAAQDSFKCPDDFGFYPHDLSCDKYWKCDNNVAELKTCGNGLAFDSSDPKFLTENCDYLHNVDCGDRTQLEPPISTPHCSRLYGIFPDENKCDVFWNCWNGEPSRYQCSPGLAYDRDARVCMWADQVPECKNEEVANGFSCPAAGELANAGSFSRHAHPEDCRKYYICLEGVAREYGCPIGTVFKIGDSDGTGNCEDPEDVPGCEDYYGDLDLKSIRKSELLAGLNSEGRTKNASKAKAAAASSS from the exons CCGCTGCTCAAGATAGCTTCAAGTGTCCCGATGATTTTGGATTCTACCCACACGATCTGTCGTGCGACAAGTACTGGAAGTGTGACAATAATGTTGCGGAATTGAAGACATGCGGTAATGGTCTCGCCTTCGATTCTTCTGACCCGAAATTCCTGACGGAGAACTGTGATTACTTGCACAATGTGGATTGTGGCGATCGCACACAATTGG AACCTCCAATTTCTACACCACACTGTTCTCGCCTCTACGGCATCTTCCCCGATGAGAACAAATGCGATGTCTTCTGGAACTGTTGGAACGGTGAACCATCCAGATACCAATGCTCGCCCGGTCTTGCTTACGATCGTGATGCTCGTGTGTGCATGTGGGCCGATCAGGTGCCAGAGTGCAAAAACGAAG AAGTCGCCAATGGTTTCAGCTGTCCTGCCGCCGGTGAACTTGCCAACGCTGGTTCCTTCTCGAGACACGCTCACCCTGAAGACTGCCGCAAATACTACATCTGCTTGGAGGGTGTTGCCCGTGAATATGGTTGCCCAATTGGCACAGTCTTCAAGATTGGCGATTCTGATGGTACTGGCAACTGCGAAGATCCAGAAGATGTTCCCGGATG CGAAGACTACTATGGTGATTTGGACTTGAAGAGCATCCGTAAAAGTGAACTCTTAGCCGGATTAAATAGCGAAGGTCGCACTAAGAACGCATCAAAAGCCAAAGCAGCCGCTGCTTCTTCCTCATAA